GTACCGTTGGTTCCGGTAACATGACGATTCTAAAATGGTCTGGCTCCGGCCAGTCAAATCCACTTCCCGCAACAAGCAAAATATGCTTGCTTTCCAGTAAATCCAATACGAATTTTTTGTCATTTGTAATATTAAATTTAGGGGCATCGATTTTAGGGAAAAGATAGAATGCTGCCGAGTTTTTAACATATGTTATTCCCTCAATTTGATCTAAAGCTTTAAGGGTCGCGTTTCGTTGTTCGTAAATTCTTCCGCCGGGAGAGATCAACGCCTTTGTGCTTTCATTATCATCCAATGCGGCTGGAATCACAAGTTGTGTGAGTGCATTTCCGCACAAACGCATGGCAGCCAGTTTTGTCATAGATGCGATTAAGTCACCTTTTTGCTGACTCGGCCCGCTGATGGCTGCCCAGCCACAACGGAACCCGCATACGATGTGCGATTTAGATAGTCCATTGAAGGTGAAGACCGGTATATCCGGTGCAAGTGCTGCGGTGGAAACATGTTTCAAATCATCCATCACCAGACGGTCATAAATTTCGTCCGAACAAATAAGCAGCTTGTGCGCTCTTGCGATTTGGATGATCTGCTCTAAGACCTCTTTGGAGTATAGTGACCCTGTCGGATTATTGGGGTTGATAACAACTATCGCACGTGTTTTAGGCGTTATCTTTTTTCGAATATCGGCCACATCCGGATACCAATCGGAGGCCTCATCACACCGGTAAAGTATGGGTGTTGCGCCTACAATATACGCCATATTCGTCCAAAGGGAATAGCTTG
This window of the uncultured Desulfobacter sp. genome carries:
- a CDS encoding aminotransferase class I/II-fold pyridoxal phosphate-dependent enzyme, with product MNFIPSSDRMKNVHSDIRGPVFEKAMEMVSAGIDVLRLNTGNPDTFGFTMPDSVRTALVNNVDKAVGYCDLKGMPEARKAICDYHVCKEISNLTMDDIFIGNGVSEVVNMAMTTFLNPGDEILIPSPSYSLWTNMAYIVGATPILYRCDEASDWYPDVADIRKKITPKTRAIVVINPNNPTGSLYSKEVLEQIIQIARAHKLLICSDEIYDRLVMDDLKHVSTAALAPDIPVFTFNGLSKSHIVCGFRCGWAAISGPSQQKGDLIASMTKLAAMRLCGNALTQLVIPAALDDNESTKALISPGGRIYEQRNATLKALDQIEGITYVKNSAAFYLFPKIDAPKFNITNDKKFVLDLLESKHILLVAGSGFDWPEPDHFRIVMLPEPTVLTNAMQQIGDFLSTYRQK